A region of Clarias gariepinus isolate MV-2021 ecotype Netherlands chromosome 25, CGAR_prim_01v2, whole genome shotgun sequence DNA encodes the following proteins:
- the vapal gene encoding VAMP (vesicle-associated membrane protein)-associated protein A, like, giving the protein MSKLEQILILDPPTDLKFKGPFTDVVTANLKLTNPSDKKVCFKVKTTAPRRYCVRPNSGTIDPGASINISVMLQPFDYDPNEKSKHKFMVQTIFAPAAVTDTETMWKDAKPDELMDSKLRCVFELPSENDKMNDVDVTNKAAPVLASSKVEGSTAPKPASAALDDTEMKKVLDECKRLQMEMSKLQEENRQLKEDGLRLRKVQRLEHTSSNSSSLIGRDVATTSLPSLLVVIAAIFIGFFLGKFIL; this is encoded by the exons GTCCGTTCACAGATGTCGTCACGGCTAACCTGAAACTAACGAACCCGTCAGACAAGAAAGTATGTTTCAAAGTGAAGACCACAGCGCCACGCCGGTACTGCGTACGGCCCAACAGCGGCACCATCGACCCCGGCGCCTCCATCAACATCTCAG TCATGCTCCAGCCCTTCGACTACGATCCCAATGAGAAAAGTAAACACAAATTCATGGTGCAGACCATCTTTGCACCGGCCGCCgtcacagacacagagaccatG TGGAAAGACGCGAAACCCGACGAGCTCATGGATTCCAAACTGAGATGTGTGTTCGAGCTGCCTTCTGAAAACGATAAAATG AACGACGTTGATGTGACAAACAAGGCTGCCCCCGTCTTGGCCTCCTCCAAGGTGGAAGGATCGACTGCACCCAAACCCGCAAGCGCCGCCCTGGATGACACGGAGATGAAGAAGGTTCTGGATGAGTGCAAGCGACTGCAGATGGAAATGAGCAAGCTGCAGGAGGAGAACCGGCAGCTTAAG GAGGATGGATTGAGACTGAGGAAAGTTCAGCGACTCGAGCACACGTCCTCCAACTCCAGCTCTCTGATTGGCCGTGATGTGGCCACCACCTCCCTCCCATCACTCCTGGTCGTCATAGCAGCCATCTTCATCGGATTCTTCCTCGGCAAGTTCATCCTGTAG